The following proteins are encoded in a genomic region of Neomonachus schauinslandi chromosome 7, ASM220157v2, whole genome shotgun sequence:
- the OTULINL gene encoding inactive ubiquitin thioesterase OTULINL produces the protein MAAQRSPPGAREREGPRAPAAGSDQVHSWMLVTSQALGTVWRIAKGSVMLAASCLVAALCYFRRMHCNFGHWLKWWIGYLQRKFKRNLSVEAEVDLLSYCAREWKGETPRAKLMRKAYEELFWRHHIKCVRLVRRDNYDALRSVLFQIFSQGLSFPSWMKEKDIVKLPEKLLFSQGCNWIQQYGFGPEKYTGSNVFGKLRKCVELLKTQWTEFSGIKDYHKRGSMCNILFSDVLLEYKLYEALKFIMLYQVTEVYEQMKTNKVIPSLFQLLFSRETSSDPLSFMMNHLNSVGDTCGLEKIDMFILGYSLEIKIKVFRLFKFNSRDFEVCYPDLPPREWPEISLLTENDRHYHVPVF, from the exons GAAGTGACCAAGTTCACTCCTGGATGCTAGTCACCAGCCAAGCTTTAGGTACTGTGTGGAGAATAGCAAAGGGGTCAGTGATGTTGGCAGCTTCATGTCTGGTGGCCGCCCTCTGCTACTTCAGGAGGATGCACTGCAATTTCGGGCACTGGCTGAAATG GTGGATTGGATATCTGCAGAGAAAattcaaaa GGAACCTCAGTGTGGAGGCGGAGGTTGATCTGCTCAGTTACTGTGCGagagagtggaaaggagagacacCACGTGCCAAGCTGATGAGGAAG GCTTACGAAGAGCTATTTTGGCGGCATCACATTAAATGTGTCCGACTAGTAAGGAGAGATAACTATGATGCTCTGAGGTCAGTGCTGTTCCAGATATTCAGCCAGGGCCTCTCCTTTCCATCCtggatgaaagagaaagacattgTTAAG CTTCCTGAAAAACTGCTCTTTTCACAAGGTTGTAATTGGATCCAGCAATACGGTTTTGGTCCTGAGAAGTATACAGGTTCCAATGTGTTTGGAAAATTACGCAAATGTGTGGAATTATTGAAAACACAG TGGACTGAATTTAGTGGAATTAAAGATTATCACAAGAGAGGAAGTATGTGCAACATCCTTTTTTCTGATGTTCTTCTGGAATATAAACTGTATGAAGCTTTAAAGTTTATCATGCTATATCAAGTCACTGAAGTTTATGAACAAATGAAGACTAACAAGGTCATTCCCAGTCTTTTTCAACTCCTGTTTTCCCGGGAAACATCATCTGACCCTTTAAGCTTCATGATGAACCACCTGAATTCTGTGGGCGACACATGTGGACTAGAGAAG ATCGATATGTTTATTCTTGGGTACTCCCTTGAAATAAAGATCAAAGTGTTCAGACTGTTCAAGTTTAACTCCAGAGACTTCGAGGTCTGCTACCCAGACTTGCCACCCAGGGAGTGGCCAGAGATCTCCCTGCTGACGGAGAATGACCGCCACTACCACGTTCCCGTCTTTTGA